AGCTTTTCCAGCGGGAGATGATCCGGTGCTTCGGAGAAGCGGCGCCATCCCGCTCCAGGTAGTATTGCCGCGCCATTTTCAGCGCCGATTCAGTGGCTTCCGAACCGCCGGAAACCAGATACAGCTTATTGAGGGTACCCGGAGCCAGGGTGGCGGTCAGAGACGCCAGCTCCCGGATAGCCGGCGAAGTCCAGCGGGAGAGATGACTGAAGGCTACTTTGCGGGCTTGTTCTTCCATGGCCCGGATGACTTTGGGGTGGGCGTGCCCGAGATTGGATACGGCTGCTCCCGATGCCGCATCAATATAACGGTTGCCATCGGTGTCGTACAGATAGATTCCTTCACCATGGGAAACCTCTTTGTACTGCTTTTTTAGATTGCGGTAAAAAACATGGTCCGTCACAGAATCCCCTCCATTTTAAAGTTTTTACTACATTATAACATTAAGATGAAGTATTTCCACTATTTTTAAATAAAAGAAAACCTCCAGCCGTAATTCTATCCTGCAACTGGAGGTTTTCTCTTTCATTGTATGTTTTCATCGTGCGGTTCAGATAACAGGCGCTGGGTTTTACCTTAGATAACGACAGTTACAATAATTCACTGATATGCACGGCCCGGAATTTGCCGCCGCTTTTGGCTGCGACTTTTTTGAGCCGGCCGAGACAGCGATGACATTCGGTGGCCACAATGGAAGCTCCGGTTTTTTCGATGCTGGCTTGCTTTTTAGCGGCCAAGGCATCGGCGGCTTCCGGATAATCTGACGGGAAGAAGCAGGAACCGCCGCAGCAAGTGTCAGAGCCAGGCATCTCCACATAGTCGCCGGCGGCTTTCAGAAGATCCCGGGGCGCTTTTTTGATGCCCTGGTTTCTGCCTAAGCGGCAAGGGTCCTGATAGGTTATCTTTTCCGCGACCTTCTTCGGAGGCGTGTAGCCTATTTTCGCCAAATACTCGCTCAGTGAAACGACCTTTTGGCTGAAAACCTTGCCCCGTTCCGCCCATTCGGCATCGTCAGCCAGATATGAGGCGGCCTTTTTGAGGACATCGCTGCAGCCGGCGCAGTCGCAGACGATCGTGTTGGCCTCTTTGTAGAGCTCAATGTTTTTTTTGGTATTCTCCAGATATTCGTCGATACGGCCGCGAATAAGAGCCGGCAGGCCGCAGCAGGCGCTATTTTTCAAAGCGACGTTGGCAGTTGAGGCTAACAGTTTTACGGTCTGAATCGCGCTGTCAGGACTGGTCAGCCGCGCAGTGCAGCCGAAGAAATAGGAAACTTTAGTATCCTGCGCGCCTTTAGCAGACGGCAGGTTTTTACAGCATTCGACCAGGGTTTGATAACCCCGCTCCATATCCTGCTTCTCTGTGTCAGAGTAGCCTTGGCTTTTTTGCGAGGAGGCGGCGAGATACTGTCGGACCTTCATCATGGCGTCCGGGGTTTTTACTTTGCTGGCGCATACGTCGGTGCAGGCGCCGCAGAGCAGGCAGAATTCGACTGCCTCCAGAATAGCGGCTTCCGGTGCTATACCGCCTTTAATCAGCGCGCGGGCTGCGTTTATTTTGCCGCGTGAGCCGCAAACCTCCCGGTCTTTTACGGCAAACAGGGGGCAGACCAGATGACAGGAACCGCAGCGGTCGCATTGACTCACGATGGCGTTAATTTCTTTCAGCAAAGCTGTTTTATCTTTAGTCATAGGTGGTTTCCTCCCTTACCACATTTTCCCTGGGTTGAGTATCCCTTTAGGGTCCAGCGATTGTTTAACCGCTTTCAGAGTGTTGACACCTGCTTCGCTCAGGGCATCTTTTATATAATGCTGTTTGGTGATGCCGATGCCGTGTTCACCGGATAGAGTGCCGCCCAGCGCCAAAGTGGCGGCAAATATTTCTTCCACCGCGGCATGTACGCGGGGCGCCTGTTCCGGATCGGACATATCGCAGAGAATGGAAGGGTGCAGGTTACCGTCTCCCGCGTGTCCGTATACGGCAAAAGCAAGATTGTATTTGCCGGCGATCTGGCGGATTTGTCGTACGATCTCCGGAAACTCGTTGCGGGGGACCGAGATATCTTCACTGACCCGATCAGGCGCCAGAGCGCCTACTGCAGGGCTCAGGGCGCGACGAATCGCCCAAATTTCATCAGCCTCCTGGGCTGTCTTGGCGACGCGCAGCTCAATGACATCATTTTTGCGGGCGATGGCTTCAATTTGCTCGGCCTGTTTTTTGATTTCATATTCTTCGGCGCCGTCCACCTCGGTCACAATACAAGCCTCCGCCTTTTCAGGAAATTCCATTTTGCGGTTGCGGGAAATGGCGTTCAGGCAGGTGCGGTCCATCAGTTCGGCGGAAGCAGGTACGACGCCGGATTGCAGCATTTGATGGATGGTGGCGCAGGCTCCGTCCAGGGAAGAGAATATTAACTGCAGCGTATTGCGATACTTCGGCATGGGTATAAGCCGCAGAATTGCCTTGGTCACGACGCCCAGAGTTCCTTCCGAACCGGTGAAAAGCTGCGTTAGATTATAGCCGGTGACATTTTTGATCGATTTGCCGCCGGTGTGGATGACAGTGCCGTCGGCCAGCACGACCTCCAAACCCATGACAAAGTTGTGGGTAACACCATATTTTACGGCTCTCATGCCGCCGGCATCTTCGGCGATATTGCCGCCAATGGTCGAGAACTTGTAACTGGCCGGGTCCGGCGGGTAGAAGAGCCCTTTCCGGGCACACAGGTTGTATATGTCACCGGTCAGTACTCCGGCTTCCACCGTGATCATCATATTTTTTTCGTCCAGCTCAATCACTTTGTTCATCCGCTCCAGGGACAGGGAGATGCCTCCTTGCAGCGGGATAGAGCCGCCGGTACGTCCGCTGGCCGCTCCCCGGGGAGTAACGGGTATGTTGTGTTCATTCGCCAGTTTCATCACCTGGGATACCTGCCCGGTAGTGAGCGGCCGTACCACCAGATCCGGCAAATTAGCCGGAAACAGAGGCACAAAGGACGCATCGTAGGAATAGCCGAAACGGTCCAGATCTGAATCGAGAACATATTCGGCGCCGACAATGTCACGGATATTCCGGACAATTGCAGATGCGATCATAAAAATAGCTCCTCCAATCTCACATGAAAATTTAAGAAACTTATAATTATCTTAACATAAATGTATTATAAAGGACATAAAAAGAGATATAATCAAAGTTGTATATATACTGCGAACCGGAAGAAA
This genomic window from Acetonema longum DSM 6540 contains:
- a CDS encoding FAD-binding oxidoreductase, with amino-acid sequence MIASAIVRNIRDIVGAEYVLDSDLDRFGYSYDASFVPLFPANLPDLVVRPLTTGQVSQVMKLANEHNIPVTPRGAASGRTGGSIPLQGGISLSLERMNKVIELDEKNMMITVEAGVLTGDIYNLCARKGLFYPPDPASYKFSTIGGNIAEDAGGMRAVKYGVTHNFVMGLEVVLADGTVIHTGGKSIKNVTGYNLTQLFTGSEGTLGVVTKAILRLIPMPKYRNTLQLIFSSLDGACATIHQMLQSGVVPASAELMDRTCLNAISRNRKMEFPEKAEACIVTEVDGAEEYEIKKQAEQIEAIARKNDVIELRVAKTAQEADEIWAIRRALSPAVGALAPDRVSEDISVPRNEFPEIVRQIRQIAGKYNLAFAVYGHAGDGNLHPSILCDMSDPEQAPRVHAAVEEIFAATLALGGTLSGEHGIGITKQHYIKDALSEAGVNTLKAVKQSLDPKGILNPGKMW
- a CDS encoding (Fe-S)-binding protein, with amino-acid sequence MTKDKTALLKEINAIVSQCDRCGSCHLVCPLFAVKDREVCGSRGKINAARALIKGGIAPEAAILEAVEFCLLCGACTDVCASKVKTPDAMMKVRQYLAASSQKSQGYSDTEKQDMERGYQTLVECCKNLPSAKGAQDTKVSYFFGCTARLTSPDSAIQTVKLLASTANVALKNSACCGLPALIRGRIDEYLENTKKNIELYKEANTIVCDCAGCSDVLKKAASYLADDAEWAERGKVFSQKVVSLSEYLAKIGYTPPKKVAEKITYQDPCRLGRNQGIKKAPRDLLKAAGDYVEMPGSDTCCGGSCFFPSDYPEAADALAAKKQASIEKTGASIVATECHRCLGRLKKVAAKSGGKFRAVHISELL